From Vallitalea longa, one genomic window encodes:
- a CDS encoding carbohydrate ABC transporter permease, which yields MVKMKTSKGDLVFEIVKYSVLILSLIAVLYPLYFIVIASISDPAAINSGRVWWKPIGINFEGFKRIFQDELIWKGYANTFLYTIVGTMINILLTMSLAYPLSRKNFRLGKYIMIFLLITMYFNGGLIPRYLIVKKLNLLDTWQVMVLVNAVNVFNVIIARTFLKNTIPEGLYEAAVIDGCTHIKFLLKIVLPLSKAIIAVLVLFYGVFHWNEYFTALIYLRDEKLYPLQLVLRSILIENQMQDSMVSDVDMIQHQDVAELIKYGVIIVSSLPVLILYPFLQKYFVQGVMIGSVKG from the coding sequence ATGGTTAAGATGAAAACATCAAAAGGAGATCTCGTTTTTGAGATTGTTAAATATTCAGTACTTATACTTTCATTAATTGCGGTATTGTATCCACTGTATTTTATTGTTATAGCATCAATTTCTGATCCGGCAGCAATAAATTCCGGAAGAGTATGGTGGAAGCCGATAGGTATTAATTTTGAAGGATTCAAAAGGATTTTTCAGGATGAATTAATTTGGAAAGGTTATGCTAATACTTTCTTATATACCATTGTGGGTACAATGATTAATATATTACTAACTATGAGTTTAGCATATCCATTATCAAGAAAAAACTTCAGGCTTGGAAAATATATTATGATTTTCTTATTAATAACAATGTATTTTAACGGGGGGCTTATTCCAAGATATCTAATAGTTAAAAAGTTAAATCTTCTAGATACATGGCAGGTAATGGTTTTAGTTAATGCAGTTAACGTTTTTAATGTTATAATTGCAAGGACTTTTCTGAAGAATACCATTCCAGAAGGGTTATACGAAGCGGCAGTTATAGATGGATGTACGCACATAAAATTTTTATTGAAAATTGTATTGCCATTATCAAAAGCGATTATTGCAGTTTTAGTTTTGTTTTATGGTGTTTTCCATTGGAACGAATATTTTACGGCTTTGATTTATCTTAGAGATGAAAAATTATATCCGCTTCAATTAGTACTACGTTCAATATTAATTGAAAATCAAATGCAGGATTCAATGGTAAGCGATGTTGATATGATACAACATCAAGATGTTGCAGAATTAATAAAATATGGGGTTATCATAGTCTCTAGTTTACCAGTATTAATATTGTATCCTTTCTTACAAAAATATTTTGTTCAAGGGGTAATGATAGGTTCTGTTAAAGGATAA
- a CDS encoding extracellular solute-binding protein encodes MKKKIVAIVLMFTLVFTMTLSGCGKDSKITADKGDNKVKETSTDKADDSSKDSKGADNFNKEGLPIVNESITLKVAAKKRDSIKKPFEELRVLEEIADATNVTIDWDVTPQASWPERKNLIIASGDWPDVFLGNYVIENKEVMKLAADGVLMPLENLIDNYAPNIKKVFEEYPEFRDYMTAPDGHIYSLPTINAYQSPAPSAQFINKKWLDEVGRDIPKTTDDFYETLKAFKNHIGDDQIPFTFRFENNIMGINGMFGAFGLVDNTDKLTIVNDKVLYTPMESQYKDAIIYFHKLFEEELIDVESFSQDVPVYKSKISNGNVGVCDMWSLSWLFGSIYNESDYTFMEPLEGPNGDRGYLYLPASELCGKGSFAVTTTCEHPEVAIRWADYMCDPEISFQLSQGPIGESYVENEDGMLEAVPDPEGMSHDEFRHMNTPGALSFHMIPASFLENVVPSMNIAEKQNFEKEYKKYATNMPLPPFFLSPEDASRAAEIQADIGSFVEENTSKWLMNGGIEEEWDHFVKQLKKMGADEYIAIYQNRYDEIKK; translated from the coding sequence ATGAAGAAAAAAATAGTAGCAATAGTATTAATGTTTACTTTAGTATTCACAATGACTTTAAGTGGATGTGGAAAAGACAGCAAAATAACAGCTGATAAAGGAGACAACAAAGTTAAAGAAACTTCAACTGATAAAGCAGATGATAGTTCAAAAGATTCAAAGGGAGCAGATAATTTTAATAAAGAAGGTCTTCCAATAGTTAATGAATCTATAACATTAAAAGTGGCAGCCAAAAAAAGAGATTCAATTAAGAAACCATTCGAAGAGCTAAGAGTCTTAGAAGAAATAGCAGATGCTACTAATGTTACTATTGATTGGGATGTAACTCCTCAAGCTTCATGGCCTGAAAGAAAGAATTTGATTATAGCCAGTGGAGACTGGCCAGATGTTTTCCTTGGAAACTATGTTATTGAAAATAAAGAGGTAATGAAATTAGCGGCGGATGGAGTACTTATGCCATTAGAAAATCTAATTGATAATTATGCACCTAATATTAAAAAGGTATTTGAGGAATATCCAGAGTTTAGAGATTATATGACTGCACCAGATGGACATATTTATTCATTACCAACAATTAATGCATATCAAAGTCCAGCACCTAGTGCTCAATTTATTAATAAAAAATGGTTAGATGAAGTAGGAAGAGATATACCTAAGACAACAGATGATTTCTATGAAACATTAAAAGCATTCAAAAATCATATAGGAGATGATCAGATACCTTTTACTTTCAGATTTGAGAACAACATAATGGGTATAAACGGAATGTTTGGTGCTTTTGGTCTAGTTGATAATACTGATAAATTAACCATAGTCAATGACAAAGTATTATATACTCCAATGGAGTCACAATATAAAGATGCGATTATATATTTCCATAAATTATTTGAAGAGGAATTAATTGATGTGGAATCTTTTTCACAAGATGTACCTGTTTACAAATCCAAAATCAGTAATGGTAATGTTGGCGTATGTGATATGTGGTCATTATCATGGCTATTTGGATCTATATACAATGAATCAGATTACACATTCATGGAACCATTAGAAGGTCCTAATGGAGATAGAGGATACTTATATTTACCTGCTAGTGAACTTTGCGGTAAAGGTTCATTTGCTGTTACTACAACTTGTGAACATCCAGAAGTAGCTATAAGATGGGCTGATTATATGTGTGATCCTGAGATTAGCTTCCAATTATCACAAGGTCCTATTGGAGAATCTTATGTTGAGAATGAAGATGGTATGTTAGAAGCAGTTCCTGACCCAGAAGGTATGAGTCATGACGAATTCAGACATATGAATACTCCAGGTGCATTAAGCTTTCATATGATTCCAGCATCATTTCTCGAAAACGTAGTTCCTTCAATGAATATAGCTGAAAAACAAAACTTTGAAAAGGAATATAAGAAATATGCTACTAATATGCCATTACCACCTTTCTTTTTAAGTCCTGAGGATGCATCCAGAGCAGCTGAAATTCAAGCGGATATTGGATCATTTGTTGAAGAGAATACTTCAAAATGGCTTATGAACGGTGGAATTGAAGAAGAGTGGGATCATTTTGTTAAACAGTTGAAAAAAATGGGAGCTGATGAATATATAGCAATCTATCAAAATAGGTATGACGAGATAAAGAAATAA
- a CDS encoding ABC transporter permease: MNTAKPLKKRKVNAVRAIKRDYQLYLLVLPAIIYFLIFHYAPMYGLQIAFKDYHVLDGFTNSPWIGFKHFERFFNNYQFWRLLKNTLGISLFQLVAGFPIPIILALLLNQVKQKRFKKLVQTVTYIPHFISVVVLVGMLNIFLSPSSGIINTFLGLFDIKPIYFLGKPEYFKSIFVLSGVWQNAGWGSIIYLAALSGINPELYEAAKVDGASKFQIIKNIDLPGILPTIMILLIMNLGRIMNIGFQKAYLLQNSLNAPSSEIIQTYMYKIGILQMEFEYSTAISLFNTVINVILLVTANKLSKKFSDSSLW; this comes from the coding sequence ATGAATACAGCTAAACCACTAAAGAAGAGAAAAGTTAATGCAGTAAGAGCTATTAAAAGAGATTATCAACTTTATTTATTGGTTTTACCAGCAATCATTTATTTTTTAATATTTCATTATGCACCTATGTACGGATTGCAGATTGCATTTAAAGATTATCATGTGCTAGATGGGTTCACTAATAGTCCATGGATAGGATTCAAACATTTTGAGAGATTTTTTAATAACTATCAGTTCTGGAGATTATTGAAAAATACATTAGGGATAAGCTTATTTCAATTAGTTGCAGGTTTTCCAATACCAATAATACTTGCATTGTTGTTAAATCAGGTAAAACAAAAAAGATTTAAAAAATTAGTACAGACAGTTACATATATCCCTCATTTTATTTCAGTAGTAGTTTTAGTAGGTATGTTAAATATATTTTTATCTCCTTCTTCTGGAATTATTAATACTTTTTTAGGATTGTTTGATATTAAACCAATCTATTTTTTAGGCAAACCAGAATATTTCAAAAGTATATTTGTTTTATCTGGAGTATGGCAGAATGCAGGCTGGGGTTCTATAATATATCTTGCTGCTTTGTCTGGGATAAATCCTGAATTATATGAAGCGGCAAAAGTTGATGGTGCTTCTAAATTTCAGATAATAAAAAATATTGATCTGCCAGGTATATTGCCGACCATAATGATTTTATTGATTATGAATCTAGGAAGAATAATGAATATCGGTTTCCAGAAAGCATATTTGCTACAGAACTCTTTGAATGCACCAAGCTCCGAAATCATACAGACATATATGTACAAAATCGGTATATTACAAATGGAATTTGAGTATTCAACCGCCATAAGCTTATTTAATACAGTGATTAATGTTATTTTACTGGTAACTGCTAATAAACTATCGAAGAAATTCTCTGATAGTAGTTTATGGTAG